The Congregibacter litoralis KT71 genome contains a region encoding:
- the sufC gene encoding Fe-S cluster assembly ATPase SufC: protein MLKIENLHARVEGKEILRGLNLEVAAGEVHAIMGPNGSGKSTLGHVLAGRPGYEVTEGSITFNGENLLEQDTEERSRAGLFLAFQYPVEIPGVSNMEFLKAAVDAVREHRGQEALDAVNFMKRAREASKAANLPADFLKRGVNEGFSGGEKKRNELIQMMLLEPSLCLMDETDSGLDIDALQVVAQGVNAMRSDDRAFILVTHYQRLLDFVEPDHVHVLSEGRIVRSGDKDLALHLEDKGYAWLEDEVA, encoded by the coding sequence ATGTTAAAGATTGAAAACCTGCATGCGCGGGTCGAAGGCAAGGAAATTCTTCGCGGTCTGAATCTCGAGGTCGCCGCGGGAGAGGTGCACGCCATTATGGGTCCCAATGGCTCGGGGAAAAGCACCCTGGGACACGTCCTTGCCGGTCGGCCGGGTTATGAGGTTACCGAGGGCAGCATCACCTTCAACGGTGAAAACCTGCTGGAGCAGGATACGGAAGAGCGGTCCCGCGCGGGTCTTTTCCTGGCGTTTCAGTACCCCGTGGAGATACCGGGCGTGAGCAACATGGAGTTTCTGAAGGCTGCGGTAGACGCGGTGCGGGAACATCGTGGCCAGGAAGCCCTGGATGCGGTGAACTTTATGAAGCGTGCCCGGGAAGCGAGCAAAGCCGCCAATCTGCCCGCGGATTTCTTGAAGCGTGGCGTCAATGAGGGCTTCTCCGGCGGCGAGAAAAAGCGCAACGAGCTTATTCAGATGATGCTTCTGGAGCCCAGCCTCTGCCTCATGGACGAAACCGACAGCGGTCTCGATATAGATGCTCTCCAGGTTGTCGCCCAGGGCGTCAATGCGATGCGCAGCGACGACCGGGCTTTTATTCTCGTGACCCACTACCAGCGACTTCTGGATTTTGTGGAGCCTGATCACGTGCATGTGCTGTCCGAAGGCCGCATCGTGCGCTCGGGAGACAAGGATCTTGCCCTGCATCTCGAGGATAAAGGCTATGCCTGGCTCGAGGATGAGGTCGCCTGA
- the sufB gene encoding Fe-S cluster assembly protein SufB gives MSQEVIDSRIEKEYSAGFVSDIESDTLAPGLDEDVIRFISAKKGEPDWLLEWRLEAFRGWQEMETPEWAHVHYPQIDYQALSYYSAPKSMEDGPQSLDEVDPELLEIYNKLGIPLHEQEMLAGVAVDAVFDSVSVATTFRSKLAEAGVIFCPISEAVHEYPELVKKYLGTVVPRRDNFYAALNSAVFTDGSFVYIPKGVRCPMELSTYFRINEAKTGQFERTLIIADEASHVSYLEGCTAPMRDENQLHAAVVELVALDDAEIKYSTVQNWYPGDSEGKGGIYNFVTKRGVAHRNSKISWTQVETGSAVTWKYPSCILRGDNSVGEFYSVALTNNMQQADTGTKMIHLGKNTRSTIISKGISAGKSSNAYRGLVRMSPRAEGARNYTQCDSLLIGDRCAAHTFPYIESRNPSAVVEHEATTSKVSDDQMYLCQQRGLDAEKAVSMIVNGFCKEVFRELPMEFAVEAGKLLEVSLEGSVG, from the coding sequence ATGTCACAGGAAGTTATCGACAGCCGTATCGAGAAAGAGTACTCCGCGGGTTTTGTCAGCGATATCGAGTCCGATACCCTGGCGCCCGGCCTCGATGAGGACGTTATTCGTTTTATCTCGGCGAAAAAGGGCGAGCCCGATTGGCTACTGGAGTGGCGTCTCGAGGCTTTCCGGGGCTGGCAGGAAATGGAAACACCCGAGTGGGCGCATGTTCACTACCCCCAGATTGATTATCAGGCGCTGTCTTACTACTCCGCACCCAAGAGCATGGAAGACGGCCCCCAGAGTCTGGACGAAGTCGACCCGGAACTGCTGGAGATTTACAACAAGCTGGGTATTCCCCTGCACGAACAGGAGATGCTCGCGGGCGTCGCCGTGGATGCCGTGTTCGACTCCGTGTCCGTGGCGACCACCTTTCGCAGCAAGCTGGCCGAGGCGGGGGTCATTTTTTGCCCGATTTCCGAGGCGGTGCACGAGTATCCCGAGCTGGTGAAAAAGTATCTGGGCACGGTTGTTCCCCGCCGGGACAATTTTTATGCGGCACTGAACAGTGCCGTGTTCACCGACGGCTCTTTTGTCTACATCCCCAAGGGCGTTCGTTGCCCCATGGAGCTGTCCACCTATTTCCGCATTAATGAAGCCAAGACCGGTCAGTTTGAGCGCACCCTGATTATTGCCGACGAAGCCAGCCACGTGAGTTACCTCGAGGGCTGCACCGCGCCGATGCGGGATGAGAATCAGCTCCATGCGGCGGTCGTGGAGCTTGTGGCATTGGATGATGCGGAGATCAAGTATTCCACGGTGCAGAACTGGTACCCCGGGGACTCCGAGGGCAAGGGCGGTATCTACAACTTTGTGACCAAGCGCGGTGTGGCACACAGGAACAGCAAAATCTCCTGGACGCAGGTGGAGACGGGCTCGGCAGTGACCTGGAAGTACCCCTCGTGCATTTTGCGCGGCGATAACAGTGTGGGTGAGTTTTACTCCGTCGCCTTGACCAACAACATGCAGCAGGCCGATACGGGCACCAAGATGATTCACCTGGGGAAGAACACCCGCTCCACGATCATCTCCAAAGGGATTTCCGCGGGTAAAAGTTCCAATGCCTATCGCGGTCTCGTGCGCATGAGCCCCCGGGCGGAGGGCGCTCGGAACTACACCCAGTGCGACTCCCTGCTTATCGGTGATCGCTGCGCGGCGCATACCTTTCCCTATATCGAAAGTCGCAACCCCAGCGCCGTGGTGGAGCACGAAGCCACCACCTCGAAGGTCAGTGATGACCAGATGTATTTATGCCAGCAGCGCGGACTGGACGCGGAGAAAGCCGTGTCCATGATCGTGAACGGCTTCTGTAAAGAAGTATTCCGGGAGCTTCCCATGGAGTTCGCCGTCGAGGCCGGAAAGCTGCTGGAAGTGAGCCTGGAAGGCTCGGTCGGATAA
- the iscR gene encoding Fe-S cluster assembly transcriptional regulator IscR: protein MRLTTKGRYAVTAMLDLALNEARGPIRLAAISERQGISLSYLEQLFAHLRRQDLVRSVRGPGGGYRLKRGAEDISVADVISAVNEDTDATRCRGKGDCQDGDTCLTHHLWMDLSDRIKEFLSDISLADLVARREIQDISDKQVLRNSAADQVAGILVRTA from the coding sequence ATGCGCCTTACAACAAAAGGACGATATGCCGTTACCGCCATGCTGGACCTGGCTTTGAATGAAGCTCGGGGACCTATCCGTCTGGCTGCAATTTCCGAGCGCCAAGGCATTTCCCTGTCCTATCTCGAGCAGCTCTTTGCCCATTTGCGGCGTCAGGATCTGGTGCGAAGCGTGCGTGGTCCCGGTGGGGGTTACCGACTCAAGCGCGGGGCGGAGGACATCAGCGTCGCTGATGTGATCTCGGCAGTTAATGAAGATACCGACGCAACCCGTTGCCGTGGCAAGGGGGATTGCCAGGACGGGGATACCTGCCTGACCCACCATTTGTGGATGGATCTGTCTGATCGCATCAAAGAGTTTCTTTCCGATATCAGTCTGGCGGACCTCGTTGCCCGCCGTGAAATTCAAGACATTTCTGACAAGCAGGTGCTGCGAAACTCGGCTGCGGACCAAGTGGCCGGCATCCTCGTAAGAACCGCCTGA
- a CDS encoding homospermidine synthase: protein MSAGNDAADNANKQLRRILIIAYGRAADADSRVASALLEKLRERSISDSWWLTLIQDDALRLEHALDLRPNDLAIFIDTHLHGKAPFEFIEITDDGKAPILPEADAVIPGDILHALATLGRNRTLPPSFLLTLPMPRDESKGDIAPDIDASITYAVDFLENLLGDTSNEHWRSETNG, encoded by the coding sequence ATGAGTGCAGGCAACGACGCAGCCGATAACGCTAATAAGCAGTTGCGCCGCATACTGATCATCGCCTACGGAAGAGCTGCTGATGCGGACTCGAGGGTCGCTTCCGCGCTTCTTGAAAAGCTCCGCGAGCGCAGCATCTCCGATAGCTGGTGGTTAACCTTGATTCAGGATGATGCCCTCAGGCTGGAGCATGCTCTGGATCTGAGGCCCAACGATCTCGCGATTTTTATTGATACGCATCTCCACGGAAAAGCGCCTTTTGAGTTCATAGAAATCACTGATGATGGCAAAGCGCCCATCTTGCCGGAGGCGGACGCTGTGATTCCGGGGGATATCTTGCACGCCCTGGCAACCCTGGGTCGAAACCGAACCCTGCCCCCCAGCTTTCTTCTCACCCTGCCAATGCCCAGGGATGAATCGAAAGGAGACATCGCTCCCGACATTGACGCGAGCATCACCTATGCCGTGGATTTTCTGGAGAATCTCCTCGGGGATACCAGCAACGAACACTGGCGCTCGGAAACCAACGGCTAG
- a CDS encoding acetyl/propionyl/methylcrotonyl-CoA carboxylase subunit alpha has translation MTHPFDSVLVANRGEIAVRIIRSAQAAGYRTIAVYSEADEDAPHVALADEAVLIGPAPVKESYLNPQRILDAAARSGAEAIHPGYGFLSENAAFAAACVDAGLVFIGPSAEAIELMGNKAAAKRRMLEARVPCIPGYQSADQSDDALIAAARDMGMPIMVKAAAGGGGRGMRLVTAMADFPGALASARSEAENAFGSGELILEKAVTQPRHVEVQVFGDAHGNVIHLGERDCSVQRRHQKVVEEAPCPVMNPELRAAMGIAAVAAAQSIDYVGAGTVEFLLDSEEQFYFLEMNTRLQVEHPVTELVTGLDLVDLQLHVAQGGRLPCGQEDVHLRGHAMEVRLYAEDTVNDFLPASGRALAWEPPSGVGIRVDHGLFPGQMVSPFYDPMIAKIIAFGDDRDTARRRLLRALKNTVLFGITSNREFLIDVLERESFARGEATTAFIEEEFPEGVSTSIPGEDDLCLAALLHYLQGEEQGLEGRVFDDALLNGTTGARVMESIFSYTVNEELRSLSVLPLGDDRFDIALGDTRRELLLVDSARDGQLRVAMDGLQRDVAYCFMDQGTLALQSRGRMFVLANELALSAADGDREGSGAVLAPMHGNLLTLRVAVGDKVSRGDELAVMEAMKMEHRLLAQIDGVVTAIHGVEGEQMSAGAVVLDIEAEEEAGAETKRD, from the coding sequence ATGACTCATCCCTTCGACAGCGTCCTTGTAGCCAACCGTGGGGAGATTGCGGTTCGCATCATCCGTAGTGCACAGGCGGCAGGCTACCGCACTATTGCCGTCTACTCCGAGGCTGATGAGGATGCACCCCATGTGGCCCTGGCGGATGAGGCGGTGCTTATCGGTCCGGCTCCGGTAAAAGAGTCTTATCTGAATCCCCAACGCATCCTTGATGCCGCGGCTCGCAGCGGTGCCGAGGCCATTCATCCGGGCTATGGCTTTTTGTCCGAGAACGCCGCCTTTGCCGCGGCCTGTGTCGATGCCGGTCTGGTGTTTATCGGTCCCTCGGCGGAGGCCATCGAACTCATGGGTAACAAGGCGGCCGCCAAGCGACGCATGCTGGAGGCGCGGGTGCCCTGTATTCCGGGCTATCAATCGGCAGATCAATCGGATGATGCGCTCATCGCGGCCGCCAGGGATATGGGCATGCCCATCATGGTTAAGGCCGCGGCGGGAGGCGGGGGCCGGGGTATGCGTCTCGTGACTGCGATGGCGGATTTCCCCGGGGCCCTGGCATCTGCGCGCTCCGAGGCAGAAAACGCCTTTGGCAGCGGCGAGCTGATTCTGGAAAAAGCGGTGACACAGCCACGGCATGTCGAAGTACAGGTGTTTGGAGATGCCCACGGGAATGTGATTCACCTCGGGGAGCGCGACTGTTCCGTGCAGCGACGACATCAAAAGGTCGTGGAGGAAGCTCCCTGCCCGGTAATGAATCCGGAACTGCGAGCCGCCATGGGCATCGCTGCTGTAGCCGCGGCACAAAGTATCGACTATGTCGGCGCGGGCACCGTGGAGTTTCTTCTCGACAGCGAGGAGCAGTTTTATTTTCTCGAAATGAACACCCGCCTTCAGGTGGAGCACCCCGTCACGGAGCTGGTTACGGGCCTTGATCTCGTTGATCTGCAGCTCCATGTAGCCCAGGGGGGAAGGCTGCCCTGCGGTCAGGAAGATGTGCACCTCCGGGGTCACGCCATGGAGGTCCGCCTCTACGCCGAGGACACGGTGAACGACTTTTTACCAGCCAGCGGTCGGGCTCTGGCCTGGGAGCCACCCTCGGGCGTCGGCATACGGGTAGATCACGGACTGTTCCCGGGCCAGATGGTGTCGCCATTCTACGATCCCATGATCGCCAAGATTATTGCCTTCGGGGATGATCGCGATACCGCGCGGCGCCGATTGCTCCGCGCCCTGAAGAATACCGTGCTCTTTGGCATCACCAGTAATCGGGAGTTTCTTATCGATGTGCTCGAGCGGGAGAGTTTCGCCCGGGGAGAGGCAACCACGGCCTTTATCGAGGAGGAGTTTCCCGAGGGAGTGTCGACGAGTATCCCGGGAGAGGACGATCTCTGCCTGGCTGCGCTTCTTCACTATCTGCAGGGCGAGGAGCAGGGTCTCGAGGGGCGGGTTTTTGATGACGCGCTGCTCAATGGCACCACCGGTGCCCGCGTGATGGAGAGCATCTTCAGCTATACGGTCAACGAAGAACTCCGGTCCTTGAGCGTGCTCCCCTTGGGTGATGACCGCTTTGACATTGCTCTGGGAGACACGCGGCGGGAGCTGCTGTTGGTGGATAGCGCCCGGGACGGACAACTACGCGTGGCCATGGACGGTTTGCAGCGTGACGTCGCTTACTGCTTTATGGATCAGGGCACTCTTGCCCTGCAGTCCCGGGGCCGGATGTTTGTCCTCGCGAACGAGTTGGCACTGTCTGCGGCGGACGGGGACCGGGAGGGTTCCGGTGCCGTCCTGGCGCCCATGCACGGCAACCTTCTAACGCTGCGCGTTGCCGTGGGTGACAAGGTATCCCGGGGTGATGAGCTGGCGGTGATGGAGGCCATGAAGATGGAGCACCGGCTCCTGGCGCAGATCGACGGCGTGGTCACCGCTATTCATGGTGTGGAAGGAGAGCAAATGAGCGCAGGTGCCGTGGTACTGGATATTGAGGCGGAGGAAGAGGCTGGGGCGGAGACAAAGAGAGACTGA
- a CDS encoding enoyl-CoA hydratase/isomerase family protein, whose amino-acid sequence MLPAVENLLLEPRGDTLVIWFNRPETRNALSGAMADELAAVLEALPSAPYRFVVLRGKGGAFCSGGDLKMFRNVFQAGMPRDEIVAFNADFGRMMVAIRQLPQLFIVAIEGAAMAGGLGIACLADVVVTTADAKFALTEVTLGIPPAQITPVVIARIGASQARRLLLTAQRFDGVEAHRLGFAHFVEPDLEALESRLQSVLSDAHRGAPGAIALTKQIISATEELEGSELVQFAAERFADAMLGDEAREGMQAFGEKRKASWVSATGSGPRDNRGSGS is encoded by the coding sequence ATGTTACCCGCTGTTGAAAATCTCCTCCTTGAACCCCGGGGCGATACCCTGGTCATCTGGTTTAATCGCCCCGAGACCCGCAACGCCCTGTCCGGGGCTATGGCCGACGAGTTGGCCGCCGTCCTCGAGGCACTCCCGAGCGCACCCTATCGCTTCGTCGTGTTGCGCGGTAAGGGCGGCGCGTTCTGTTCCGGCGGTGACTTGAAGATGTTCCGGAACGTCTTTCAGGCGGGCATGCCTCGGGATGAAATCGTGGCCTTTAATGCCGACTTCGGTCGCATGATGGTAGCGATCCGCCAGCTGCCTCAATTGTTCATCGTGGCCATCGAGGGTGCTGCGATGGCCGGTGGTCTGGGTATCGCCTGTCTCGCCGACGTGGTGGTCACCACGGCGGATGCCAAATTCGCACTGACGGAGGTCACCCTGGGGATTCCCCCGGCACAGATTACTCCCGTGGTGATTGCTCGTATCGGCGCCTCCCAGGCGCGGCGATTGCTCCTCACCGCTCAGCGCTTTGACGGTGTGGAGGCGCACCGCCTGGGTTTTGCCCATTTCGTGGAGCCCGATCTCGAAGCACTGGAATCCCGTCTGCAGTCCGTGCTCAGTGACGCCCATCGCGGTGCACCGGGGGCGATTGCCCTGACGAAACAGATCATCTCGGCTACGGAGGAGTTGGAAGGGTCCGAGCTGGTGCAGTTCGCGGCGGAGCGCTTTGCCGATGCCATGTTGGGTGATGAGGCGCGGGAGGGTATGCAGGCCTTTGGGGAAAAGCGTAAGGCGAGCTGGGTGTCTGCAACAGGCAGTGGACCCCGGGACAACAGGGGGAGCGGATCATGA